The following are encoded together in the Parambassis ranga chromosome 20, fParRan2.1, whole genome shotgun sequence genome:
- the ift74 gene encoding intraflagellar transport protein 74 homolog codes for MASQRPPSGMGRPMSRSGSAVPGAGRPPTGLRPPTGLRPPPTAIRVATGMVPGTSGHPGMRGGIPTPGVLAAQIKVTDRPVTQQGLSGMKTGVKGPQRQIQDKSYYLGLLRSKINELTIENSKLEKEKEKYIQENSVYLSYKKRAEVLSTEIKDLQGQLADYNMLMDKINTNTDIEEMIHEYNTLKAQNDREAESIDRIFTERREKEEAIRAIEEEIRKERRAADEVIQAMPAAQQEKYFSMMAANEEMLREMSVLQEELDMLLIRKEDYEAELSQSPIKQEVVRLHEILAELEAKRSAMEAEERSLGSPEEEREKLLKQVKEHNQEIASMDRQITDMRERTRQVREEIRHLEQDSEAAQGECQQKYKELKRKEEEIDRFLESFEESKAQEQEKISQTQENIVSLLEHYSRNMLRLHQVDTVTASELKNMQEVLVSKETEVVQSESTARGLRTESQRLQQDLEKMQQLEGKIIGELSTLKERVGSMESELPTYRDLDSLRHNAEEKKQRLQEERVSLIQRRDAFEQLLEEMNQNYEALKTKLQENETHAQLTNLERKWQHLEQNNFVMKEFIASKSQESDYVSVAKNVYQQLAEHNEDLKSRCRTTPTNQK; via the exons ATGGCGAGCCAGCGGCCTCCCTCCGGCATGGGCCGGCCGATGAGCCGCAGTGGATCGGCCGTTCCAGGTGCTGGAAGACCCCCAACAGGTCTCAGACCCCCAACAGGTCTCAGACCCCCTCCTACAGCTATCCGTGTGGCCACTGGG ATGGTTCCAGGTACGAGTGGTCATCCTGGTATGAGGGGGGGCATCCCGACCCCTGGAGTCCTGGCAGCACAGATCAAAGTGACTGACAGGCCTGTCACCCAGCAGGGGCTCAGTGGGATGAAGACTGGTGTGAAAG GacctcagagacagattcaGGATAAGTCCTACTACTTGGGCCTTCTCAG GAGCAAAATCAACGAGTTGACCATAGAGAACAGCAAactggagaaagagaaggagaagtaCATCCAGGAGAACTCTGTCTACCTCTCCTATAAGAAGAG AGCTGAAGTTTTATCTACAGAGATCAAGGATCTGCAGGGCCAGCTTGCCGACTACAACATG CTGATGGATAAGATCAACACCAACACAGATATAGAAGAAATGATCCATGAATACAACACT ctcaaGGCCCAGAatgacagagaggcagaaagcATTGATCGCATCTTCActgagaggagaga GAAAGAGGAGGCGATCCGGGCCATCGAGGAGGAGATCAGGAAGGAGAGGCGGGCGGCTGATGAGGTCATCCAGGCGATGCCAGCCGCACAGCAGGAGAAGTACTTCTCCATGATGGCAGCCAATGAGGAAATGTTACGG GAGATGAGTgttctgcaggaggagctggacatGCTGCTAATCAGGAAGGAGGACTATGAAGCA GAGCTGTCCCAGTCGCcgataaaacaggaagtagttcGGCTTCATGAGATCCTGGCAGAGCTGGAAGCGAAGCGCAGCGCCATGGAGGCTGAGGAGAGGAGCCTGGGCTCCCccgaagaggagagagagaagctacTCAAACAG GTGAAGGAGCACAACCAGGAAATTGCCAGCATGGACAGACA gattACAGATATGAGGGAGAGGACCAGGCAGGTCAGAGAGGAGATCCGGCACCTGGAGCAGGACTCGGAGGCAGCTCAGG GGGAATGCCAACAGAAATACAAGgagctgaagaggaaggaggaagaaatcGACC GGTTCCTGGAATCGTTTGAGGAGTCCAAAGCTCAGGAGCAGGAGAAGATCAGCCAGACGCAGGAGAACATCGTCTCACTGCTGGAACACTACagcagg aacaTGTTGCGGCTTCATCAGGTGGACACGGTGACTGCCAGCGAGCTGAAGAACATGCAGGAGGTGCTGGTCAGCAAGGAGACGGAGGTGGTCCAATCAGAATCTACGGCCCGAGGACTAAGAACAg AGTCCCAGCGCCTGCAGCAGGACCTGGAGAagatgcagcagctggagggaaaGATCATCGGAGAGCTGAGCACTCTGAAGGAGCGCGTCGGCAGCATGGAGTCCGAGCTGCCCACCTACAGAGACCTGGACAGCCTGAGACACAACGCCGAGGAGAAGAAGCAG aggctgcaggaggagcggGTATCACTGATTCAGCGACGGGATGCATTTgaacagctgctggaggagatgaACCAGAACTACGAGGCGCTGAAGACCAAGCTGCAGGAAAACGAGACTCATGCTCAG cTGACTAACCTGGAGAGAAAGTGGCAGCATTTGGAGCAGAACAACTTTGTAATGAAAGAGT TCATCGCCTCTAAATCTCAGGAGAGCGACTACGTCTCAGTCGCCAAGAACGTCTACCAACAGCTGGCCGAGCACAACGAGGACCTCAAGAGTCGCTGCAGAACAACTCCCACCAACCAAAAATAA
- the zcchc2 gene encoding zinc finger CCHC domain-containing protein 2 produces MPNMKLLMTTGEEGGDETVEDGSLDQSEHQQRTTRTTPSPVYSRLEDSPRPRVCPSQLDKETVFEWFGLHLNPAKRIEFMCGLLHMCQPLELRFLGSYLEDLARKDYHVLRDFEFRANSSNDLGVLTDVIDPVVRSKLLVCLSLLGSDSRECAGILFRILSHVDPALFYRNYDYSLPPFRDPHHHHSLHPPCQDGNVYEPLERTCAFSPSEPAAGPLEQLALLFTMASLHPAFHFHQREDVRAQLDKIELAIEEERRQNQLRINAQSTELMGQKVDYQPPPALGLGECTASHPPCQSRRSSRWATPREAVHIEGIVLKCISRTRIDKEYNFEVKWSDSSSSSVTKTHLELENFLLKLPKDQCIESFEKSILRLLNQGDQYESREVEKDLRERFLSAPPLFRQTRKVCSFFNCDSSYSSKRTCCRCNCQLGKAYQGDCSDASSQEEDLESYVQGHKKKHGSKSPCQPLSIAKGPQVDIRRGGHTGELNGPAERRKKSNTLRSSQEAEQHQDPEKRSHPVTKTKSRVLPADRDKGKGKGKGPAFVTNGSLAPALSSQRRGPDRFGETSSESYSSPSSPQHRGPESLDSEDDNNKDTDSHSDDCSKIPGPDMFFTHQTDPSVVEEVSSVHPLSSNSHHAQMELCPEASAEFPPLSFMHSLPYVLPNGAADSGLPLLPPPSQSIVPDGKPSGTLMMQMPLVPPAISDPGLVGDPEKRDILPTFGIQPIGLHPPGNPAAQPLVQRFKTALSHSQIGTDGASGSGSTPAAQPASHQAPIRAMSVMSPGLTSYSSPLLPCQDPASVASCLPHVETSHAKRPGLPSGLPSPYTLPPVPTSAMPTVGAPVATGLAPSPGHVQAAVPPAVPTHTPGPAPSPSPALTHSTAHSDCTSYSNSSSSCGTAPGNPITLQQQVPPQQPTPPQQQQQGQQQQQQPPSMGCGTCGCHCGGRGSSNTSGGSASGCQAPLYFPAHQMAAAARQVFSVPPTIFQLTSLCSNSYLTQAHPPHQANGAATLPPFFPTAPPAAHPPPYLHSHSHSPADMSSQMLGTQAVANYSLQQPIAPVATFCQRVYQHVYPNPLGMLPAAALGGGGVNKKNGNVSCYNCGVSGHYAQDCNQPSIDSTQQGGFRLKYAAEALDNAD; encoded by the exons ATGCCGAATATGAAGCTACTGATGACAACGGGCGAGGAAGGAGGCGACGAAACGGTCGAGGACGGTTCACTGGATCAGTCGGAACACCAACAACGTACTACCAGGACGACACCGTCCCCGGTGTACAGCAGGCTGGAGGACTCGCCCAGACCTCGTGTGTGTCCATCACAGCTGGATAAGGAGACTGTTTTTGAGTGGTTCGGCCTACATCTAAACCCTGCTAAGCGGATCGAGTTCATGTGCGGGCTGCTCCATATGTGCCAACCCCTGGAGCTCCGTTTTTTGGGATCTTACTTGGAGGATCTCGCTAGAAAGGACTACCATGTTTTACGGGATTTTGAGTTTCGGGCTAACAGTTCAAACGATTTGGGAGTTTTAACGGACGTGATTGACCCGGTGGTTAGGTCCAAACTCCTGGTCTGCCTGTCCCTCCTCGGGTCTGACAGCAGGGAATGTGCTGGAATACTCTTTCGGATACTGAGCCATGTAGATCCGGCCTTGTTCTACAGAAATTATGACTACTCCCTTCCTCCGTTCAGggacccccaccaccaccactctctCCATCCACCGTGTCAGGACGGAAATGTGTACGAGCCGTTGGAGCGGACCTGCGCCTTCTCCCCCAGCGAACCAGCCGCCGGACCTCTGGAGCAGTTGGCGCTGCTGTTCACCATGGCCTCCCTGCACCCGGCTTTTCATTTCCACCAACGGGAGGATGTCCGGGCACAACTTGACAAAATAGAGCTTGCCATAGAGGAGGAGAGGCGTCAAAACCAGCTCAGAATAAACGCCCAGTCCACG GAGCTGATGGGTCAAAAGGTGGATTACCAGCCCCCTCCAGCGCTGGGTTTGGGAGAGTGTACAGCCTCCCATCCTCCGTGCCAGAGCCGACGCTCCAGCCGCTGGGCAACACCAAGAGAAG cGGTCCACATAGAGGGAATCGTGCTCAAGTGCATCTCTCGGACCAGAATAGACAAGGAATACAACTTTGAG gtgaAGTGGTCAGACTCTTCCTCCAGCAGTGTGACCAAAACCCACCTGGAGCTGGAGAATTTCCTTCTGAAG CTTCCAAAGGATCAGTGCATTGAGTCTTTTGAGAAGAGCATCCTCAGACTTCTCAACCAGGGGGACCAGTATGAGAGCAGGGAGGTGGAGAAGGACCTCAG GGAAAGGTTCCTGTCTGCCCCCCCACTCTTCAGACAGACCAGGAAGGTCTGCAGCTTCTTCAACTGCGACTCCAGCTACTCTTCTAAACGGACTTGCTGCAGAT gcaACTGCCAGCTGGGGAAGGCCTACCAAGGAGACTGCTCTGACGCCTCAAGTCAGGAGGAAG ATTTGGAGTCGTACGTTCAGGGACACAAGAAGAAACATGGGTCCAAGAGCCCATGTCAGCC TCTGTCCATTGCCAAAGGCCCCCAGGTGGACATTCGGAGGGGGGGCCACACTGGAGAGCTCAACGgtccagcagagaggaggaagaagagcaacACACTAAGGAGCAGCCAGGAAGCTGAACAG CACCAGGACCCAGAGAAGAGAAGCCACCCAGTCACTAAAACCAAGAGCAGAGTCCTGCCAGCGGACAG GGACAAAGGGAAGGGAAAGGGCAAAGGACCTGCCTTTGTGACTAATGGTAGTTTGGCACCGGCTCTGTCATCGCAGAGAAGAG GTCCTGATCGATTTGGTGAGACATCATCTGAAAGCTACAGCTCTCCATCCAGCCCTCAACACAGAGGACCAGAGAGCCTAGACAGCGAGGACGACAACAACAAAG atacagacagccaCTCCGATGACTGCAGTAAAATCCCGGGCCCTGACATGTTCTTCACCCACCAAACAGATCCgtctgtggtggaggaggtctcctctgtccatcCTCTGTCTTCCAACAGCCATCACGCCCAGATGGAGCTCTGCCCAGAAGCCAGTGCCGagttcccccctctctcctttaTGCATTCTCTGCCCTACGTGCTTCCCAACGGGGCCGCCGACTCCGGGCTCCCCCTGCTTCCTCCTCCCAGCCAAAGCATCGTCCCCGACGGGAAACCATCGGGGACACTAATGATGCAGATGCCCCTAGTGCCTCCAGCCATCTCAGACCCTGGACTTGTGGGAGACCCAGAGAAGAGGGACATACTCCCAACCTTTGGAATTCAACCTATTGGCCTCCACCCACCAGGAAATCCTGCTGCGCAGCCTCTGGTTCAGAGGTTCAAAACAGCATTGTCTCACAGCCAGATTGGCACTGATGGAGCTTCAGGGAGCGGTTCTACTCCTGCTGCCCAGCCAGCTTCACACCAGGCCCCTATAAGAGCCATGAGCGTCATGTCTCCTGGCCTCACATCTTACTCATCCCCTCTTCTACCCTGCCAAGACCCAGCCAGCGTGGCGTCCTGTCTGCCTCACGTAGAGACGTCACATGCCAAGCGCCCAGGTTTACCCTCTGGCCTGCCTTCTCCCTACACCTTGCCCCCCGTCCCCACCTCTGCCATGCCCACCGTTGGGGCACCAGTGGCCACAGGATTGGCTCCGTCACCTGGACATGTACAAGCAGCCGTTCCTCCAGCTGTGCCCACACACACGCCCGGACCCGCCCCGAGCCCCAGCCCCGCACTTACTCACAGCACGGCACACAGCGACTGCACCTCctacagcaacagcagctcTTCCTGTGGAACTGCCCCAGGCAACCCCATCACCCTTCAGCAACAAGTGCCCCCCCAGCAGCCAACACCACcccaacagcaacaacaggggcagcagcagcagcaacaacccCCATCAATGGGCTGCGGGACTTGTGGCTGTCACTGTGGTGGCCGAGGCAGCAGCAACACCAGTGGAGGCAGTGCCTCTGGCTGCCAGGCGCCTTTATACTTTCCTGCCCACCAGATGGCAGCGGCAGCCCGCCAGGTGTTCAGCGTTCCCCCAACCATCTTCCAGCTCACAAGCCTGTGCAGTAACAGCTACCTCACCCAGGCCCACCCTCCCCACCAGGCCAACGGCGCCGCGACCCTGCCCCCTTTCTTCCCCACCGCTCCGCCCGCTGCGCATCCGCCCCCCTACCTCCACAGTCACTCTCACAGCCCCGCCGACATGTCGTCACAAATGCTGGGCACCCAGGCCGTGGCGAACTACAGCCTCCAGCAGCCCATCGCGCCGGTAGCGACCTTCTGCCAGCGCGTCTACCAGCACGTGTACCCGAACCCTCTGGGGATGCTGCCCGCTGCTGCGCTGGGAGGGGGCGGAGTCAACAAGAAGAACGGCAACGTGTCCTGTTATAACTGCGGGGTCAGCGGCCACTACGCTCAGGACTGCAACCAGCCCTCCATCGACTCCACCCAGCAAG GTGGCTTCCGGTTAAAGTACGCAGCAGAAGCACTTGACAACGCTgactga
- the LOC114453010 gene encoding leucine-rich repeat-containing protein 19-like isoform X1 produces MERHRLPLLLLSTVICAVSAMENAAEPPIIEPLIRNFTNKNLQVIPGHDGNVTVTTLVMEGNLITLSEEDRQALATYPALQELHLEGNMITGVPAKYFSVLPRLRVLSLSRNNLSSLDPEAFAGLDFLTELDLSQNLLMSLPAQLRGLKDLQMLILKDNPWNCSCPLLSTIKDMNAANVSIGGPQVICASPAEQAGKSLLGATALCFPSPTPTVNIDPETPTAPAQTQQSQSSTAMLMTTLSTSQNRSSEVQVPVLGNTWKFTACVVALALTTSILIVCAIKGPSWYKLFHNYRHRRLQEDEEDAVSTGRHMSHQTFTFKQHKGQVEEEEEDGYIEDPYIKRED; encoded by the exons ATGGAAAGACACAGactgcctctcctcctgctgtcgACTGTAATATGTGCCGTCTCTGCAATGGAAAACGCTGCTGAACCTCCGATTATTGAACCG CTGATAAGAAACTTCACCAACAAGAATCTACAAGTGATCCCTGGTCATGATGGTAACGTCACTGTTACCACGCTGGTGATGGAGGGGAACCTGATCACTCTGAGCGAGGAGGACCGACAGGCCCTTGCTACCTATCCTGCCCTGCAGGAGCTCCACTTGGAGGGTAACATGATCACTGGTGTACCCGCCAAGTATTTCTCCGTGCTGCCACGCCTCAGAGTGCTGTCTCTCTCCAGGAATAACCTCAGCAG CCTGGACCCTGAGGCTTTTGCTGGCCTGGATtttctgacagagctggacctgtcCCAGAACCTGCTGATGAGTCTACCTGCACAGCTCAGAGGGCTGAAGGATCTACAG ATGCTGATCCTGAAGGACAATCCGTGGAACTGTTCCTGTCCACTGCTGAGCACCATTAAAGACATGAATGCAGCAAATGTTTCCATCG GAGGACCACAGGTGATCTGTGCATCTCCAGCAGAGCAGGCTGGAAAGAGTCTTCTGGGTGCTACAGCTCTTTGCTTCCCATCACCAACACCCACCGTTAATATAGACCCAGAAACACCAACGGCACCAGCCCAGACTCAACAGTCTCAGAGCTCCACCGCTATGCTGATGACTACACTGTCAACAAGCCAGAACCGCAGCAGCGAAG TCCAGGTGCCTGTGCTCGGCAACACATGGAAGTTCACAGCGTGTGTTGTCGCCTTGGCGCTAACCACCTCTATACTCATCGTGTGCGCCATCAAGGGGCCGTCCTGGTACAAGCTCTTCCACAACTACAGACATCGGCGACtgcaggaggatgaggaggatgctGTGTCGACAGGAAGACACATGAGCCATCAGACCTTTACCTTCAAGCAACACAAAgggcaggtggaggaagaggaggaggatgggtaTATTGAGGATCCATACATCAAAAGGGAAGACTGA
- the LOC114453010 gene encoding SLIT and NTRK-like protein 6 isoform X2, which translates to MERHRLPLLLLSTVICAVSAMENAAEPPIIEPLIRNFTNKNLQVIPGHDGNVTVTTLVMEGNLITLSEEDRQALATYPALQELHLEGNMITGVPAKYFSVLPRLRVLSLSRNNLSSLDPEAFAGLDFLTELDLSQNLLMSLPAQLRGLKDLQMLILKDNPWNCSCPLLSTIKDMNAANVSIGGPQVICASPAEQAGKSLLGATALCFPSPTPTVNIDPETPTAPAQTQQSQSSTAMLMTTLSTSQNRSSEGACARQHMEVHSVCCRLGANHLYTHRVRHQGAVLVQALPQLQTSATAGG; encoded by the exons ATGGAAAGACACAGactgcctctcctcctgctgtcgACTGTAATATGTGCCGTCTCTGCAATGGAAAACGCTGCTGAACCTCCGATTATTGAACCG CTGATAAGAAACTTCACCAACAAGAATCTACAAGTGATCCCTGGTCATGATGGTAACGTCACTGTTACCACGCTGGTGATGGAGGGGAACCTGATCACTCTGAGCGAGGAGGACCGACAGGCCCTTGCTACCTATCCTGCCCTGCAGGAGCTCCACTTGGAGGGTAACATGATCACTGGTGTACCCGCCAAGTATTTCTCCGTGCTGCCACGCCTCAGAGTGCTGTCTCTCTCCAGGAATAACCTCAGCAG CCTGGACCCTGAGGCTTTTGCTGGCCTGGATtttctgacagagctggacctgtcCCAGAACCTGCTGATGAGTCTACCTGCACAGCTCAGAGGGCTGAAGGATCTACAG ATGCTGATCCTGAAGGACAATCCGTGGAACTGTTCCTGTCCACTGCTGAGCACCATTAAAGACATGAATGCAGCAAATGTTTCCATCG GAGGACCACAGGTGATCTGTGCATCTCCAGCAGAGCAGGCTGGAAAGAGTCTTCTGGGTGCTACAGCTCTTTGCTTCCCATCACCAACACCCACCGTTAATATAGACCCAGAAACACCAACGGCACCAGCCCAGACTCAACAGTCTCAGAGCTCCACCGCTATGCTGATGACTACACTGTCAACAAGCCAGAACCGCAGCAGCGAAG GTGCCTGTGCTCGGCAACACATGGAAGTTCACAGCGTGTGTTGTCGCCTTGGCGCTAACCACCTCTATACTCATCGTGTGCGCCATCAAGGGGCCGTCCTGGTACAAGCTCTTCCACAACTACAGACATCGGCGACtgcaggaggatga